Sequence from the Egibacter rhizosphaerae genome:
GTCACCCGGCAACACCGGCGGCCGCAGGGTCTCCGCGAGCGCGTTCAGGTTCAGGACCCGCACCCCCTGGACCTCGGCCACGCGCCCGAGGTTCGCGTCGACGGTGACGAGGGCGGCTCCCTGGTCACGCGCGAGCGCGACGAGCTTCGCATCGACGGCCTCGATCTCGGGATAGTCACGATCGACGACCTCGAGTGCGACACCCGAGGCGCGTTGGAGGCCCCCGAGCACGTCCAGCCCCCGCTGACCCCGCTCGCGTCGGTTGTCCTCGCCCGAGTCGGCGAGCCCCTGGAGTTCGTAGAGGACGAAGCGTGGCAGCAGCAACGCCCCGTCGAGGAACCCGGCCCGGCAGACGTCGAGCAGGCGCCCGTCGATGAGGGCGCTGGTGTCCACGACCTTCGCCGACCCGCCGCTGGAGGGCGTCGCGACCTGCAGACGCCCACTCGCGCCCACGAACCGCAACAGGTCTCCTCCGCGCGCCGAGCCGATCCGGATCCCGCCGGCCACGACCACGACACCGATCAGGACCGCGAGGGGGATCGTGAGCAGTCCGCTGCCGACCAACAGCAGCGGCCAGGTGAGGCCGGCGGCCACGAACAACCCCGCGAGCGCCCCCAGCAATCCGGCCAGCAGGTCGCCTGCGGCGACCTGGGAGAACCGCCGCTCGGCCGCGTCGATCCGTCCGAGCGCGAACCGTCCGAGTACACCACCGGCGACGTAGCCGACGGCGGCGCCGATCAGGACCGCCATGAGCTGACTGGCTTCCGAACCCCAGGGCAACGCGTCGTGGGGAACCGCAGCGGGCAACGCCTCGGTGATGGCCAGGCGGTAGGCAACCGCCACGCCCAGGACGACGACCGCGAGCCGGACGAGCTCGACGAGTGCGGTCC
This genomic interval carries:
- a CDS encoding PIN/TRAM domain-containing protein produces the protein MRDDHDGPHGPPLTHSGASPAHVARSGNAPVRGGTALVELVRLAVVVLGVAVAYRLAITEALPAAVPHDALPWGSEASQLMAVLIGAAVGYVAGGVLGRFALGRIDAAERRFSQVAAGDLLAGLLGALAGLFVAAGLTWPLLLVGSGLLTIPLAVLIGVVVVAGGIRIGSARGGDLLRFVGASGRLQVATPSSGGSAKVVDTSALIDGRLLDVCRAGFLDGALLLPRFVLYELQGLADSGEDNRRERGQRGLDVLGGLQRASGVALEVVDRDYPEIEAVDAKLVALARDQGAALVTVDANLGRVAEVQGVRVLNLNALAETLRPPVLPGDVLSVKVAKPGKEAGQGVGYLSDGTMVVIEQARDRIGNEVACEVTSILSNPHGRMVFTALTDAQPLRTADTA